A genomic region of Methanothermobacter sp. CaT2 contains the following coding sequences:
- a CDS encoding nitroreductase family protein — MEVLEAIKTRRSIRKYTKRDVPDEILHKILEAAMCGPSAVDQRPWHFIVVKNRDMLEKIPEVHPYGAMVKDAPLAIIVCCDTSLEKFPGFWVQDCSIASQNILLAAHSLGLGAVWTGVYPLEDRVEGIRRLFQIPDHVTPFSVIPIGYPAEDPGTRDLFDPERIHTEKW, encoded by the coding sequence ATGGAAGTCCTCGAAGCAATTAAAACAAGACGAAGCATAAGGAAATACACCAAGAGAGACGTGCCAGATGAAATACTCCATAAGATACTGGAGGCGGCCATGTGCGGACCATCAGCGGTTGACCAGAGACCCTGGCACTTCATAGTGGTGAAAAACAGGGATATGCTTGAGAAGATACCAGAGGTGCATCCCTACGGTGCCATGGTAAAGGATGCCCCCCTTGCAATCATAGTATGCTGTGACACCAGCCTTGAAAAATTCCCGGGATTCTGGGTGCAGGACTGCTCCATTGCGTCACAGAATATACTGCTTGCAGCCCACTCCCTTGGTCTTGGTGCGGTCTGGACAGGTGTATACCCCCTTGAAGACCGTGTTGAGGGTATAAGGAGGCTGTTCCAGATTCCAGACCATGTTACACCATTCTCAGTGATACCCATAGGTTACCCTGCAGAGGACCCCGGGACAAGGGACCTTTTTGACCCTGAAAGGATACATACTGAGAAATGGTAA
- a CDS encoding TIGR04165 family Cys-rich peptide — MRVEDLKKPCPECGEVDKDVSTVKYPQNKEKLKEAGIPEDQEIVGAIKCSKCGYVFEYCEGGKCSIEVKRVSID, encoded by the coding sequence ATGAGGGTTGAAGATTTAAAAAAGCCATGCCCTGAGTGCGGTGAAGTGGATAAGGACGTCTCAACGGTTAAATACCCCCAGAATAAGGAAAAACTGAAAGAGGCAGGCATACCTGAGGACCAGGAGATAGTCGGGGCCATAAAGTGCAGTAAATGTGGATATGTATTTGAGTACTGTGAAGGAGGAAAGTGCAGCATAGAGGTCAAGAGGGTTTCCATTGATTAG
- a CDS encoding sensor histidine kinase — MNNNGPEGVFLILRKDGSIEKIIDHGSDIPLNMESFVDLMDIGSQAKASLFIQEINDKGAAYNWELNLKNLKTYHFSGFMADERIYAVGAARKEDMIKIYRLVDTELPETPEMGPSAGGDVREELFDELTRLNNQLSAARRELLKKNLELEKALKEKEMLLREINHRVKNNLMIISSILNIQSRYVKDRDDLMLFREAQSKARAMAMLHERLYTSGKHRRVDFGEYLRGLVRDLYQTFLSDPGRIALETDIDEAELDINTVVPLALIVNELFTNAIKHAFPEGKKGKIRVSFKKGDGSYILAVEDDGVGLPENFDLQSTSSMGMQLVRSLTDQLNGNLKVESEGGTRFSIEFRDWK, encoded by the coding sequence ATGAATAATAATGGACCTGAGGGTGTTTTCCTTATCCTGAGGAAGGATGGATCCATTGAGAAGATAATAGACCATGGCTCCGACATACCCCTCAACATGGAATCCTTCGTTGATCTCATGGACATAGGTAGCCAGGCAAAGGCCTCCCTTTTCATCCAGGAAATCAATGATAAAGGGGCCGCCTATAACTGGGAACTGAATTTAAAGAACCTTAAGACCTACCACTTTTCAGGTTTCATGGCTGATGAAAGGATCTACGCTGTTGGTGCGGCCAGAAAGGAGGATATGATAAAAATCTACCGCCTTGTTGATACTGAGCTGCCTGAAACACCAGAAATGGGTCCATCTGCCGGTGGGGATGTGAGAGAAGAACTATTTGATGAACTCACAAGGCTAAACAACCAGCTCTCTGCAGCCAGAAGAGAACTTCTAAAGAAGAACCTGGAACTGGAAAAAGCCCTCAAGGAGAAGGAGATGCTTCTACGGGAGATAAACCACAGGGTCAAGAACAACCTCATGATAATCTCAAGCATCCTCAATATCCAGTCAAGGTATGTGAAGGATAGGGATGATCTCATGCTCTTCAGGGAGGCCCAGTCAAAGGCCAGAGCAATGGCCATGCTTCATGAGCGGCTTTACACTTCAGGTAAACACAGGAGGGTGGACTTCGGTGAATACCTGAGGGGACTTGTGAGGGACCTCTACCAGACATTCCTATCGGATCCGGGCCGCATAGCCCTTGAGACAGATATAGATGAGGCTGAACTCGATATAAACACGGTTGTCCCCCTGGCACTCATTGTAAATGAGCTCTTCACAAATGCGATCAAACATGCGTTCCCTGAGGGAAAGAAAGGCAAAATAAGGGTTTCATTTAAAAAAGGGGATGGCAGTTACATTCTTGCGGTTGAAGATGATGGGGTGGGTCTTCCAGAGAACTTTGACCTCCAGAGCACATCCAGTATGGGTATGCAGCTTGTAAGAAGCCTTACTGACCAGTTAAATGGTAACCTCAAAGTTGAATCAGAGGGTGGGACCCGTTTCTCAATTGAGTTCAGGGACTGGAAGTAG
- a CDS encoding ATP phosphoribosyltransferase: MKIVLGLPKGSLNNVNRGNTYRLFKDAGYEVKGYEPGREENEIEITNDPEIKAYLTRPQSAPVELNREMLDIAIIGEDWVREESINSGDESIKKIGDLDYGQTRLIVALPREEPYTSLEDFFLKNADRNTPILCFTEYPNLTRDFFMNNPGYRELFGDSRPVVQIRGLRDGDNEMVQIINSDGATEVYIAKGADLIVDNTQTGSSLRKAGLKIIDTIMESSAGLYAGPSCTGEKLEKAEMIFKQLYGATKARNYFDVKFNIANHRAEDVVEFLMKMEYCSDEPTVVPGGEFSQINVLIDKRRFPEMLEEIKGFGASAIVRENVKQYIR; this comes from the coding sequence ATGAAGATAGTTCTGGGATTACCCAAGGGTAGTTTAAACAATGTTAACCGTGGAAACACCTACAGGCTCTTCAAGGACGCCGGTTATGAGGTTAAGGGCTACGAGCCCGGGCGTGAAGAAAACGAAATAGAGATCACCAACGATCCTGAAATAAAGGCTTACCTCACAAGGCCCCAGAGTGCCCCGGTGGAGCTCAACCGTGAAATGCTTGATATTGCAATAATCGGCGAGGACTGGGTGCGTGAGGAATCCATAAACAGTGGCGATGAGTCCATAAAAAAGATAGGGGATCTTGATTACGGTCAGACAAGGCTTATAGTGGCACTTCCCAGAGAGGAACCCTACACCTCACTGGAGGACTTCTTCCTGAAAAATGCTGATAGGAACACTCCCATACTCTGCTTCACAGAGTATCCCAACCTCACAAGGGACTTTTTCATGAATAATCCTGGCTACAGGGAACTCTTCGGTGACTCAAGACCAGTGGTGCAGATAAGGGGCCTCAGGGATGGTGACAATGAGATGGTCCAGATAATAAACTCTGATGGTGCAACCGAGGTTTACATCGCCAAGGGCGCAGACCTCATAGTGGACAACACCCAGACAGGAAGCAGTCTTAGAAAGGCGGGCCTCAAGATAATTGATACCATAATGGAATCAAGCGCCGGGCTCTATGCTGGACCATCATGCACCGGTGAAAAACTTGAAAAGGCTGAGATGATATTCAAACAGCTCTACGGCGCCACCAAGGCCAGGAACTACTTTGATGTTAAGTTCAACATAGCAAACCACAGGGCAGAGGATGTGGTTGAGTTCCTCATGAAGATGGAGTACTGCTCAGATGAGCCGACCGTCGTTCCAGGCGGGGAATTTTCACAGATCAACGTCCTCATAGATAAAAGGAGATTCCCTGAAATGCTTGAAGAGATAAAGGGCTTCGGAGCGTCTGCAATAGTACGAGAAAACGTGAAACAGTACATAAGATAG
- a CDS encoding NUDIX domain-containing protein, with amino-acid sequence MVGSVYILAVRAFIEDDNGRVLIIKRSENSKTNPSTWELPGGKVGTGESLDEALKREVREETGLEITPGDVMGVVEQKFPIINAVHIIIRCKASGNVKLSHEHEGFAWVEPAGLSKYRLADWLADFVKDIKVERKSERSGFRDILGFIRRN; translated from the coding sequence ATGGTGGGAAGTGTTTATATACTGGCGGTGAGGGCATTCATTGAGGATGATAACGGAAGGGTTCTCATAATCAAAAGATCTGAAAATTCAAAGACCAACCCATCCACCTGGGAGCTTCCCGGTGGAAAGGTGGGTACCGGCGAGTCCCTTGATGAGGCCCTCAAGAGGGAGGTCAGGGAGGAAACCGGCCTTGAAATAACCCCCGGTGATGTTATGGGGGTTGTTGAACAGAAGTTCCCGATAATAAACGCTGTTCATATCATAATCAGGTGCAAAGCCTCGGGTAATGTGAAGCTGAGCCACGAACATGAGGGCTTTGCATGGGTTGAACCGGCTGGTCTTTCGAAATACAGACTTGCAGACTGGCTCGCCGACTTTGTGAAGGACATAAAGGTAGAAAGAAAAAGTGAAAGGTCAGGTTTCAGGGATATTCTTGGATTCATAAGAAGGAACTGA